Within Paenibacillus sabinae T27, the genomic segment TGGTGGAAGTTTAGGTTCATCATCCTCGCCATGCTCATCCATGTTCGGCTGATGTTGCCCGCCGGGCCCACAAAGGTATAGACCAAATCCTTGTAATCCGGCCTTCGTCTGCTGATGGCATATAGGTCGGACATGATTTCGCACGGATGGTTCTCCGAAGTCATCGCATTGATGACAGGAATTGAAGCACCCCGTGACAGTTCCCTGAGTTTATGAAGGTTCGGATGCCGGACTACGGCCGCATCGGCCCAGTTCGCCATATAGCTAATGACATCGGCGAGCTGTTCACGCTTATTCAGAGCTTCAGGGGAAATGCAAATATACTCTCCCCGCAGATCGCGGATGCCTTTTTCAAAGCTTACTCTCGTGCGAAGACTCGATTCGGGAAAAAATAAAATGAACGTTTTTCCCAGAAGAAGGGGTTGTTCCCGGTTCTGACAAAGCCGGTCGGCCAGGTTAAAAATTTCTTGGATCTGTTCAGGCTTCCACTCCTCAATATCCAGAAAATGCATAGTCATCACGTCCTTAATTAGTTTCGAGTTATACCGGAGGTACAGGCGCCATCTCCTTCCGGCTTTTCCGGTATTCATTCGGACTACATCCGGCCTCTTGTTTGAACAGCTTGGAAAAATGCGAATAATTGGCGTACCCGACCTTGCTTGCGATCGCATAGACCGACAGTTGAGTCGTTTCAAGCAGATGCTTGGCCGCCGAAATCCGTGCCTGAATGATATAGTTTCCGAGCGAAATACCCGTTTCTTTTTTGAACAGTCTTGCCAGATAATCCGGATTGAGATAGACGGTCTCCGCCAGACTCATTCTGGACAAATCATCGCCGCAGTGGGTATGGATGTAATGCTTGATTTCATGGACGACCGATTTGGGCTGCTCGGTAAATTGACGATAATCCGCTGCGGTGCTTACCAAATAGCCAATGTATTTTTGCATATCTTCTATGGAATTCAGCGACTGCACGAACAATTGATCTCCGGTTCTTCCAGTATACAATTTGTGCGCCTCAATTTCTTTGCTCTTCAAATGGGCATAGACAAGCTGGGCAATATCGAGCCGGAGCAGGCTCAGGAGTGACATGTTCAGGACTTGACCTTGATTAAGCTTGTGCAGATAATCTCCAGTTTCTTTCAAAAAAGCGTCATAAGCGTTCTCATTCAGCAGTTGCTCAAGCAAACTGAGGTCGGGCGGTGAATATACGGCCTCCGGGCGGTGATACTGTTCCAGCCAAAAGATCCGGTTGCGGTGCTTGATCATCTCGTCGTTCAACTTCAGAAGGTCTTTGATCGCTTTACGGATGTGTTCAAGCGTGCGGGATTCGGCGATATTGCAGCTGGCATCGCATTTGAGATACTTGCCTGCCTGCCCGATAAAAGAAGCACAAATGCGTTCAATAATCCGGGGATCGGGGGCATGATTCCATTTCAGGATCACCATCCAGTTATATTCCTTGAATTCCGTAATCGCCTCGACCGAGAAGCCGGAGTCCTGGAACAGCTCATACATTACATTTAGCAGCGCGTAATCGAACAGGCTTTTATCGTCGTCGCCCAAGCATTTGTCATAGGGAAACAGATTGACCAGAACGGGAAGAAAGCGATCTTCCGCTTGATAGGGGAGATTCTGCTGCTCCACGAAAGCGGCGAACGAAGAAGGGCTTGACGGAAAGTCTTTCCCCAGGATCAGTCTGCGCCAGAAATCCTCGAGCAGGGTCTTCCGGTTCTTCTGCCACAAATGCCCTTCGTGTATGGCCCTTTCATTGCTTTGCTGCTCTTTCGCCTTGGCAACGGCTTTCTGAATGATGAGCGTCAATTTGTCGAACTCGATCGGCTTCAGGAAATAATCGAAGCTTTGCAGCTCGATCGCTTTTTGGGCATAGTTGAAATCGGCATAATTGGTCAGGATGATGGCCTGAACGCTGTAATGCTCCTCCCGAATCCAGGCCAGCAGCTCAAGCCCGCTTCCCTGGGGCATCTCGATATCGCAGATGACGATTTGCACCGGGTGCTGCAGCAGAATCTCTCGGGCTTGCGCCACATTGTAAGCGGTATAAATATTTTCGATGGATAATGCTTTCCAGTCTATTTTTTTCTCCAGAGCCGTTATGACAAAATAATCATCGTCCACCAGCAAAATGTTCATGGATCACACCTCTTTTGGCTGTTCATGAGTCGGTGTTAATGAAAGGGAGGGATATCGTAACGCAAGCGCCGCCGTCCGCACCGTTGGCAAATTCGACATTCGCCTTCTGGCGGTAAAGAAGGTTCAGCCGCTGCAGGACATTCATGATGCCGATCCGGCTGCCGCCGGTTTGAACGAACGGCTCGCCATTCGCCAATTTCTCCAGAATGTCCGGCGGAAATCCCGGGCCGGTATCGGTAATCTCGATGATCGTCATTTCTTCCTCAGCCGTCGATATCCGCTTGAACACTGTCAGTGTAATCTGCAGCTCGCGGTCTCTCGAAACGGCATATTTGACGGAATTCTCAATAAAGGTCTGCAGCATTAGCGGCGGGACCATGGTGCCAATCGTATCTTCCGACTGCTCGATGCGGTAGCTGAAGGCGCCCTGGTAGCGCGATTTTTGAATATCCAGATACGTGCGGACATGTTCGATTTCATCCTCCAGACGGACAAAGTTCTCGCCGCTTTGAAAAATATACCGGAAATACTTGGAGGTCGACATCGCCATATTCTCGATTTCCTCGTACATTTGAATTTGGGCCATGCTGTAAATGCTCGTCAGGCAGTTCAGGAAAAAATGAGGCTTGATCTGCAGCTTCATGTAATCCAGCCGTATTCGCTGCTTCTCCAGCTCCTGCTCGTACATGGCGATTTTATAGGTTTTGATTTGCTCAACCAGATCTTTGAACTGCGCGTTCGCCCGTTCTAGCTCAATGATTCTGCCGGTTTTAATATCCGCAGGTGCTTCGCCTTCGTTAATCCGAGCTAAATTTCGCGAGAAGCTTCGGATCGGGCCGAGAACTCTTTTTCGGAATAACAGCATGACGGCGCTTAGCACAAACACGACGATGAAGAACATCAGCATAATCAGCAGCTGAGCAATGACGATCTTCTCAAACGCCCCGAACTTGATGACCATCTTGACGCTGAACGTCGAGTTGGAGAATTCGTTGGTGACGACCCTTCCGGACCGAAGGAAATTCAGCACAGAGGATGCCGGGCTTTCTGCATGCGCTGACAGGCTCCCGGATATTGGAGTGGACAAGGTTCTTCCCTGTATATCCACAAGCGACGCATAGCCGTTCTTTCCAAGATTAATCTGACGTAGAGGCCGGATCAGGTCATCCGCGGAAATGAGGGCGATCAAATAACGGTTGTAGTAAGGCACAATGTTGATAACATAATACTTGCCCCCGGCAGAAATAGGCGTCCATTTGGAATAAAATTTCTCGAACAGGTTCTTGTCCTCTATGTAGGAAACCATTTGATCTTTCAGATTGCGGTAATCCGTATAGGAAATGCTCATTGGTGCGCAGTTCAGAAAAAAGGACTGATTCTTCAAGTAGAAGAAGAAGTTGTATTCCAGGCCGTAATTTTTTTGCAGCTCGGTAAACCGTTTGTACAGATTTTCGTTAGCTTTTATGAACGGAGTGCTGTTCATGCCGTAGGCATTCATCATGTTCAGGCTTTCGTCGTTCGCCAGCGTCCAGCCCATGTAGTGATTGATGTAAGCAAAATCATGATTGATCCGATTAATATAGAGGTCGGCCGTATCCTGCAAATACCGCGTTGACTGCTGCTTGACGATGAAAATGGAAGCAAAGCTGATGATAAAGTCCAGCACAAGCACAGAGAAAGAAATGATAATCATAATTTTTACATAATGCTTGATGGGATAAGGCTTGTTTCCAGTTTTTTTTCCCATAGGCCTTAAGAGCCGCATCCTTTCCGCGAGTTTCCTTTATTGAATGCGTTTTATTTTATGGGGGGCAGATCTATTATAAAACCTTTATGAGAAAAAACATATGATAACGGCACCGTTTTGCCTCAAAGTCCGGAAAGCGCATACAAAAGTCGGAATACCGTCAACTTTTCCTGCTAAGAAGGGGAGGCCGGTCTTCCAAACTTCATAATAACGGTCTTCAAAGGTCCGAATACCCGTCTTATGAAGTCCAGTATATGGGAAATGAGAAAGGTATACTAAAGGTGTTCAAAGGTTCAGACAGATTCAAGAAGAAAAGGAGGGGATGTCATGCGAGCCGGTCAATTTGCTCCGGGGCGGACAATCGGACAGATAAGACGGAACTGGGGACTCTATCTGCTGCTGCTTCCCGCTGTGGTGCTCACGCTATTATTCGCCTACAAACCGATGTACGGGGTGATTATTGCCTTCAAGGATTACAGTCCGGCTTCGGGAATTACCGGCAGCCCATGGGCCGGGTTCAAGTATTTCGAGAAATTCTTTCATTCCTATCAATTTACGACGACGATCAAGAATACGCTTGTCATCAGCGTGTACAGCCTGATTACTTTTCCGATTCCGATCCTGCTGGCTCTGATGGTTAATCAGATGAGGCCCAACCGGTTTCGGCGGTTTTTCCAGACGGTATCGTATATGCCGCATTTTATCTCGACGGTCGTTATGGTGGGACTGATGATGATTTTATTTTCCCCCAGCACCGGTTTGCTCGGCAGTCTGTATCAGCTGTTCGGGGGAGAAGCTCCCGATTTGATGGGCTCCGCCGGTTTATTCAGCAGCGTGTATGTCTGGTCGGATGTGTGGCAGCATGTCGGGTGGGACAGCATTATTTATATCGCCGCGCTTTCGGCAGTCGATCCCAGTCTTTATGAGGCGGCAACCGTGGACGGAGCGAGCCGCTTTCACAAAATCCGCTATATCGATATTCCCATGCTTATGCCGACAGCGATAACGCTGCTTATTCTGCGGGTCGGCGGGCTGCTTGGGGTCGGTTTTGAAAAGGTGTATCTGATGCAGAATGACCTGAATATCACCTCAAGTGAAATCCTTTCCACCTATGTGTACAAAATCGGGCTGCTCAGCAGCCAATACAGCTTTTCCTCGGCCATCAACTTGTTCAATACCGTCATTAACTTCATTCTATTGATTATGGTCAACCAGATTTCCAAAAAATTCAGCGAAAACAGCTTGTGGTAGTGGGGAGGAGTTCAGGATGGGGTTTGTGGAAGCCGCGACCAACAAAAGTATGG encodes:
- a CDS encoding ornithine carbamoyltransferase; this translates as MHFLDIEEWKPEQIQEIFNLADRLCQNREQPLLLGKTFILFFPESSLRTRVSFEKGIRDLRGEYICISPEALNKREQLADVISYMANWADAAVVRHPNLHKLRELSRGASIPVINAMTSENHPCEIMSDLYAISRRRPDYKDLVYTFVGPAGNISRTWMSMARMMNLNFHHVCTEGNSLGPETANYMFHTRLEEILPQSDILLTDSLPEEYRTAEYIGKYQLDLQRLQMARPGALLNPCPPFFRGEEVAADAISSDYFVGYEFKKCLLFVQQAIMLYCLFHSERAVVLEK
- a CDS encoding helix-turn-helix domain-containing protein, which encodes MNILLVDDDYFVITALEKKIDWKALSIENIYTAYNVAQAREILLQHPVQIVICDIEMPQGSGLELLAWIREEHYSVQAIILTNYADFNYAQKAIELQSFDYFLKPIEFDKLTLIIQKAVAKAKEQQSNERAIHEGHLWQKNRKTLLEDFWRRLILGKDFPSSPSSFAAFVEQQNLPYQAEDRFLPVLVNLFPYDKCLGDDDKSLFDYALLNVMYELFQDSGFSVEAITEFKEYNWMVILKWNHAPDPRIIERICASFIGQAGKYLKCDASCNIAESRTLEHIRKAIKDLLKLNDEMIKHRNRIFWLEQYHRPEAVYSPPDLSLLEQLLNENAYDAFLKETGDYLHKLNQGQVLNMSLLSLLRLDIAQLVYAHLKSKEIEAHKLYTGRTGDQLFVQSLNSIEDMQKYIGYLVSTAADYRQFTEQPKSVVHEIKHYIHTHCGDDLSRMSLAETVYLNPDYLARLFKKETGISLGNYIIQARISAAKHLLETTQLSVYAIASKVGYANYSHFSKLFKQEAGCSPNEYRKSRKEMAPVPPV
- a CDS encoding sensor histidine kinase, producing MGKKTGNKPYPIKHYVKIMIIISFSVLVLDFIISFASIFIVKQQSTRYLQDTADLYINRINHDFAYINHYMGWTLANDESLNMMNAYGMNSTPFIKANENLYKRFTELQKNYGLEYNFFFYLKNQSFFLNCAPMSISYTDYRNLKDQMVSYIEDKNLFEKFYSKWTPISAGGKYYVINIVPYYNRYLIALISADDLIRPLRQINLGKNGYASLVDIQGRTLSTPISGSLSAHAESPASSVLNFLRSGRVVTNEFSNSTFSVKMVIKFGAFEKIVIAQLLIMLMFFIVVFVLSAVMLLFRKRVLGPIRSFSRNLARINEGEAPADIKTGRIIELERANAQFKDLVEQIKTYKIAMYEQELEKQRIRLDYMKLQIKPHFFLNCLTSIYSMAQIQMYEEIENMAMSTSKYFRYIFQSGENFVRLEDEIEHVRTYLDIQKSRYQGAFSYRIEQSEDTIGTMVPPLMLQTFIENSVKYAVSRDRELQITLTVFKRISTAEEEMTIIEITDTGPGFPPDILEKLANGEPFVQTGGSRIGIMNVLQRLNLLYRQKANVEFANGADGGACVTISLPFINTDS
- a CDS encoding ABC transporter permease, encoding MRAGQFAPGRTIGQIRRNWGLYLLLLPAVVLTLLFAYKPMYGVIIAFKDYSPASGITGSPWAGFKYFEKFFHSYQFTTTIKNTLVISVYSLITFPIPILLALMVNQMRPNRFRRFFQTVSYMPHFISTVVMVGLMMILFSPSTGLLGSLYQLFGGEAPDLMGSAGLFSSVYVWSDVWQHVGWDSIIYIAALSAVDPSLYEAATVDGASRFHKIRYIDIPMLMPTAITLLILRVGGLLGVGFEKVYLMQNDLNITSSEILSTYVYKIGLLSSQYSFSSAINLFNTVINFILLIMVNQISKKFSENSLW